The Lolium perenne isolate Kyuss_39 chromosome 6, Kyuss_2.0, whole genome shotgun sequence genome segment CCTCTACCCAGCATGGCTCGCGGGGGCATGGCGAGTGCAGCGACGGGTCCAGACGTTACTCCgcccgtggtggaggaggagtcgactgacgttggatcgaccgaggggcagaaggcacccgaggttgaagaggacatcgtcgaggagggcggTCTGTCAGAGCCACTGAAAGAGTGCCggtccaaggccgccagggaccGAGCCCCGCCCAGTGACGCCGACACGCGGACGGGCGAAGTTCCATCGACTGAGGCGGTGATGCGAGCGGACGGGGCGACCGAGTCGCGTCATCCGCCGCCGTCTTCATTGACCTTCaccgagctccacacggcgcttggcgaggcgcatgtggtaagtgtcgctgaacacgtggcctagtcacccccagtccccgagggtcgacttggtctgaaagggcgagtcgagtctcttcTGATTTTCGTTTGTTGACCTTGGCATTTTTGTTTGGTTTTCGCAGGCGGAGATTAAGCGGCTGACCGCgcttgtggaggaggcggcgcagaagaaccggaagctgatTGCCCTGGGCAGTAAGTCAGGCCCGCTCGCCGTCCTCATTCAGTGTCACTGGCCCTGGCGTTCGTTCTCACCGTTTCCTTttcttgtagcagaggcgcaggcaaaggctcttgccgaggctcgggaagggttcgtcaaggagtccttctaccgtgaagccgagttccgggcgcagcaggccgaagaggcccggaaaagggcaaaagcggaggtggcggaattgacgaaggtcctggagcagaagggccgggagctggaggacgtcatcgccgaatacaaggtgaagctggaggccgcgactGACGCGCGGGACTCTGCTcgtggggctgccgcgtctctgcgggaggaggtggcggccttaaagcagcagcacgccaaagaacttgctgcggagaaggaggcgtccgagggcatcgtcctggcggtgcaggccgagaagaccaacttcgaggcgTTCGTCAGagagatgtcgcggcagattcTTGGTAAGTTCTTGTCGTCGCACTTCTTGTTTATTTGCCGGGGGTTCGAGCATCTGAacacggcgagtcggcctcggggtcggtccccgagcgtggcgagtcggcctcgggggccgatccccgagcgtggcgaagtcggctccggggccagtccccgagcgtggcgagtcggctccgggggccagtcgagcgtggcgaagtcggctccgggggccatccccgagcgtggcgagtcggctcggggccggtccccgagcgtggcgaagtcggctccgggggccagtccccgagcgtggcgaagtcggctcgggggccagtccccgagcgtggcgagtcggctcggggccagtccccgagcgtggcgagtcggctccgggggccagtccccgagcgtggcgagtcggctccgggggccagtccccgagcgtggcgagtcggctccgggggccagtccccgagcgtggcgagtcggctccgggggccagttggcgttgaaggggaagttctcatttttcccttttccttgtgttgttgactgcaggtacgtgcgacttcgtggagacggcgactccgcgggaatgcctgtcgaccgcgaccgcgcgtatcatcgcctgcgcgggggagatactcgccgcgctccagtacctaagcccgcgggaggtgattccgcgggacacgccatcCGTCTTCAAGGCGGTGTCCAACATTCCGGCTGTTGTTGGTGGCTTCGCCGCTCTTCCTGccgcgttggcattaccatggctctgagtatggtgctggcgcattactctgaagggttcgacgtggaggaggtcaccgctggcttcccctcggagactggcgagttcgatgttgccgaagtgctgcggctgatggatgcggtgcgccccttcgccgaccgagtactggcgaccgcggacttggagactcatatccccagccaagcggcacctggtgacgcggagaaagagccgggcccggtggactaccccgcggagcgcctcttccatgccgctgccgccggctcgTTGTCGACATATCCGGTCGTGGTGTACACACCGAAATTTCGTCACGGCGATGATGGCGTCGAGCCTGTCGTAGAGGGGGCTCCGGGGTCGTCCTCGTAGTTTCCTGAGTACCTGTGTAGGAAGTGGCTGGATTTCCCGCGAGCGGGAGTTAGTTGTAAATAAAATGATGACTTTTGCTTAAATATGATTCGGTGGTTGCTTTTGCATTATTTTGAGGCGGcgatgcattggagttggttccgactatccatggccttcaggccagtcgccttgcgaccccaatgaaggctatcgacttgactgttttccttttcgagctgggcgtccccagtcgcagtacgtagtcattatagtacgaatagcagcctcatgggtggagtagtggtgagttgtattttgcgctgttcggatgtagcgcgccactcgtcgtggctcggtgagccagtcgctaggcgactccaaaggggatcattgcgggcgtattttccttggcgagccgcgggtccgttttgcggagtccctagtcgaagtacttagccgcacaattcgccaacctaaggtagaggagggcattggtgtgctttatagcgtagcacaaggcggtcgccgaggcccgtggggctggccgagcgtgcggccctgctgtgggttccagtcgccgttttcacccgacggcgttagagatgg includes the following:
- the LOC127310624 gene encoding uncharacterized protein, which translates into the protein MALPKKAQSLWRRFWFYAKEYTPPGEVCIPQYSPEPSVPRRLNVRSLPREQEKVVKDMRQAIQALKDDGLTAVDMYNCWLGRRLIPLRCRAHPMWEYRGQNDRTRSTATEWDEGEYRKALAKITTATFTSFEDGLQPYTEDTPAPQRWQKIADHLPPLAGKEPPEMTEGEEEEVDEEEERTESESEARDFIRLPRGSKRGAESSSQGAAEEEATSRPEDKAEPSKEGAEPLSKRLRPTLLEGSMRLQRPLKDAIDAGARAGPGVRAIPTVKSKKKTLAKPPAAGVAATRAAEAKKKAAERKAAPSDLGGAGSAPEEPAAGSQAEKESTSRVEPTANVFPLPSMARGGMASAATGPDVTPPVVEEESTDVGSTEGQKAPEVEEDIVEEGGLSEPLKECRSKAARDRAPPSDADTRTGEVPSTEAVMRADGATESRHPPPSSLTFTELHTALGEAHVAEIKRLTALVEEAAQKNRKLIALGTEAQAKALAEAREGFVKESFYREAEFRAQQAEEARKRAKAEVAELTKVLEQKGRELEDVIAEYKVKLEAATDARDSARGAAASLREEVAALKQQHAKELAAEKEASEGIVLAVQAEKTNFEAFVREMSRQILGTCDFVETATPRECLSTATARIIACAGEILAALQYLSPREVIPRDTPSVFKAVSNIPAVVGGFAALPAALALPWL